aataaagctgtttcacataaaaaaatcaatgtttctctgACGATCTTTGGTGAGcactggacttcctggaggggctgctagctgagctgctgacaACATTTGcccagcttgtttctctgataacttccaatgactaaaatcctgttaaaagatatagttaaaaacgaccaagatctaaaaattttatcataaaaatgtggcttaaaactgaataaaagtcaatttacaACTAAGTTTCTgttgaacaaccacaacgccaaTGTATCatcttgtatgtgtatactctttggtagatgccattgtggcaaacagccacaatgTTGATGTAATATCTTGAAGGTGTACACTCTTTGGTAGATGCAtttgtagcggacaaacacaacGCCGAcacatgcatcttgtgcacatatactctttggtagagggggtatgacgccattgacagtcgaccaaatgaaacggactgttactttgattaaaatgactgatttctctgggtttgaaaattgttggaaatatctgggataatgtaagtacacaactcaacaaaatatataacataggtctggttgtttttagacatttttatgcagaatagttacatattatagctttaaatgtACATTCtccaggtggacacaaacataaCTCATGATGAAAGTTAATGTTGCTACTTGTCTCCTTGTCCTTTTTAGgttatatatttcttttcttaaaaaagaactatttcttttatttgtttactcatgttgaattaaaaaaaatagacctATAACTAAAATGGAATACTCACCATCAAACTCAGCAGGCCCAACACCTACGATGATTATGGACAGTGGGAGTGATGCTGCCTGTACAGGAGACAGATGGAAAGACATGAATGAACATTCAGTTCAGTTGACACGTTCAATCTTCAGAAGGCATCGAGACATTTATAAGCTTCGGATGAACAACAGAGCTGTCAAGAGAGTTAAATTAAGTTGGCGTTGTGAGCATTTTGTCTCTCAAAATGATTCAAAACTGATATTAATTTTAGGCTATTAATCTTACTCAATATTCTTCACTTACAGTCCAGGGTTAATGGGGGGGTCAAGTCATTAACATCACATGCAATTTCCAAACCTTAACTCTCCTTGACGCAGAGAAAAGTTGTACATCTGAAAGATACTCAACAAAGAAGACTCGAAAATATCTGAGGCTTCcctaaagtttttttttttaaatacattccACATGTAAGGGAATTAAGGGGGAAAAGAGCCAATTTGCTTTTAATATTCTACACTGCCTGCCCAGAGAGAAATCACTGAGAGCCAAGTTAATTGGATCAGACACCTCTCAAACATTCATTTTGCAGATTATTGAAATGAGTATTGACCTCTCCAAAGAAGTGAGATCAGTCACAATAATAAGAAAATGGTCTTTTCCTCTCCTTGACATGAATCTTGAGCAGAAATCAGTAGCAGGAGTAACTAAGGGGGAAAGTACTGCCATCCATCAGTCtctatgtttgtgtttacacaTGCATGTGTCTGTTTACTCACATTGACCACAGCCTCTTTGGTCTGGACCATGTCAGATATCACTCCATCTGTGATCATCAACAGGACAAAGTACTGAGAGCCATCTGTAATCTCTGCTGCACAGCTGgggaacgcacacacacacacacacacacacacacacacacacacacacacaaaatacccAGGTTAGGGCTAAAATTTTGCCCGTGTACCTGAATAACACACTACTAAGggaaacacacaacacacctgCCTGTTGGTCTCAAACATACGGTCATTCTATTGTCTACTGTAGCTCAGGACTTGAATCAAGCTTTTACAGTACaacagtgtgatttttttttttttttaccgcaGCACCACTGACAATatgctcattctaaggtaacaaaaacatacttatgaatattatattccatttctgccaagtccgttccactagatgccactaaattctacacactgcacctttaactctGGTGTATCTGggataaaaatacatttggacTTCATGCAACCAAgaaaaactgtattaaaatggATCTGATACATCCCCACACACCACTATTTTTTGGAATACTGACCCCCACACCAGACCAGTGAGTTGTTTACCACCTAAAAGTACAACCTCGAGCAACAGAGAGACccccaaaaataaaaagcaccaaaaaaaaaaaaaaaaaaaaaccctgcacgAAGAACATAATGTGAccttgtgtcttgtttttccaCCACTCTTCATTCCCTTTCCAACATGGGATttgatgagaaaaacaaatgaaaatatccACATTGCCAAATATCAGCGCTGGCTTGATATGATGCCAGATGAGTGTTTCAACacgcaagtgtgtgtgtgtttctgcgtgtgtgtttgtgtgtgcccttcacctgctgtgtgtgtatttattccAATGAGATAGAATCTAATACCCGCGACTCAGCTGTTCCACCTGGCTGAACAAGACATTGatctgtacgtgtgtgtctgtgtgggtgtatCTATATATGAGTGCACATAGATGTGTTTTTAGCCAAATGTTAGGAGTTAGGACACagactagtgtgtgtgtgtgtgtgtgtgtgtgtgtgtgtgacagcacttctgtctttatgtgtgtgcgttttcAGTGGGTGAAAGCCTCTTACAGCTCGACACATTGGTGTCAAACACAGggtgagataaaaaaaaactgataattCAGTGCAATGGCATGTAGGCTAAGATCTCCAACACTATTCTGGTTTAACAATAAGGTcaattcatgtttttcacaacaaaaaaatggaaaaaaacattgaagTACTTCACATAACTGTAAGAtgcaaagaaagacaagaagatCAATGCTAAATGTCGATATAggaagaggatggagaggagtaTCAGAGCCTGGTTATGGTTcctatttgttttttctaatcATTACCTTTTCACCTCACTTCAAAAACTCAGAAATTGAATTTTAGGAATTAAAAAAATTCTCTTGATAACTCTTcttcagatatgttttaagattttCAAAACCATACAAGGAACTGTCAGCAGCAAGCAATCATTGATACCAGATGTTTCTAAAGAGGAGGTCTGTGCATCTTAGATTTAGTCTTTAAATGTTGCCTTAAATATTGATTTCTGATGCCACActttgaggaagaaaaaaactgatTCTTAGCTGATGGAAGGCTGCAACCTCCTTAATCCTGCACATGTTGGCTTCCCCCCCACTGTAAATATTACATAAATACAACTGAATCTCTAATCTGGTGAAGAAGCTACACGTGAGTCATGTCACTAATAAGCTTTGATCAAGGCCTATAAATATAataaggacaaaaaaaaatcatgtgggtgaaagaaaacaaaatgttttctgcaaTCTAAAACACATAACTGAACCTTATAACTCTAAGACACACATGTTCTCAAACTCACTGTGCCACTTTGTTGATAACAGGTGCAAAGTTGGTTGGTCCATATAGCTGCACTGTCCTCAGGCTCTGGAAATAGGCCTCCAGAACCCCCTCTATACCCACACAGTTTGGATTATCATTGTCACCACCCTGCAACAGACAGCACACAACGCACTGATGAAGAACACAGAGTACATTCACATGTCCAGTTAACAAACAGTATGATTAACATGGCACTGCAATTATTAGGAAATCCAAGAAATAGATTAGCATAGACTATAGCATAGCATAcactataaatataataaaatataacatataaacataGGATAACATACTATATACATTTGACAAATGTGCAAAGttgttgaaatttaaaaaatgcaatgaGAGTAGGAATATAAAGATGTGCAAATTCACCATGAGCAAAGTTACTGAAGGAGCAAAACTGTGGAGTTTGGTTGAGACAGAAATTATAAAGCTGAGAGTTCTGAGGATTCTCCGTTAGACAGAAGTGAAGTGTTGTAGAGAGTTATTGCTTTGGGCAGGAAAGATTTCCTGTATCGGTCCTTGTGACAGCAAAGCTGAACCAGTCTGTTAGAGAAAGTGCTCCAGTAGGTGGTGGAGAGAGTGGTAAGGATTATCCACAATGGATAACAAGTTTGTTCAGTGTCCTCCTCTCCACCACAACTTCAGTGGTGTCTGGTTTGCAGCCAATTACAGATCTGGCTTTCTCAATCAGTTTATTAAGTCTACAGCAAAGTACAGTGAACTTGCCACAACAGACTGGTAGAAGATTTCCAAAATCTTGCTGCACACGTTGAAGGATCTCAGTTTCCGTAGGAAATAGTCTGCTTACCTGCTTCTTATATACAACTTCGGTGTCGGTCTTCCAGTTCAGTCTGTTGTTGATATGGATGCATTAAATGTGGTTATAATATTTTATCTAATGTATTCAATTTACCATTATCTGACACACCATGTGATATATGGtgtaaaaaactgtaaaaaataactCAAAGTCGACCTAAAGTAGGAGCAATATCTTATGACATTTTCTGGGTATATTGTTATTTCCACTTGTTGGAGTTTGGGTCTCTATGGCAATGCTGGTCACTTGGAAAAAGAGAGGCTGTCCACACACTGAAATTTACAAGCTCCCaggttttaaatttttttataaatgcaaCTTTTCGACCTGCAAGGTCTTCATCAGCccctctttttcctttgttgCTACTTTTTGTCCTGCACCCATACACTATTACACACACTGTGTGCACACCGACCAATTGGTGACATCAGGCGAGTAAATGAGTAAATTCCAAAATTTATCAGTGTCAGTAGTCGTATTAAAGGAGCTGACAGAATTGGACAATTGGAAAATATCAACTGCCAACAACATGTGTCAGAGGAACAGCAACATActttgacagaaataaagatgtaatggtttgacatgaagttagacgCTAataaacatctttctaaagaaAAGCGGCCCATGACTATTATGAGAGAGatttgacagacacacacatattagaGGAGGGAATATTATAGCCTACAGCAGGTGATTACACAAAAAGAACTGACAAACCATGATGATGATAGTCTATAATGAacagaatattattttttcattaagcttgtcatggttctgtcccagtctggctctatATTCCTTTGTTGTAATTGTCCACCAGTCCAGCAAATTCCCTCAGACTCTTTCCCTGCTTGTTAcactggactgagtgggagaagGCCCTTGTACAGGACATTGGAGTTTGCTTTCACACTAGTGGTGTAATGTGACTAGGAGTTTAACATTTGTTCCTGTAGGTTTGAGTAATTTGCATTTACAGCCTCTGTGTGCTATGTTTGAACTGCAtcattaaattgtaaataagaGAGTTTGCAGGTTATAGTGTACCTTTTTATTTAGgttatattcatgtatattcttAGACGTATTTATGTTTGCCGGTTGATTATTAAGAggattgtgttttctggtttcttggtTTTCTGCCGCTCTGGgtttttcttcctgtgtctGTTCTGCCTtttcctccacacctgccctgcatcagcctCGTTAGTCCTGCCCTTTTCCCAGTGTTTTCCCCAGTCTATCAGCTTCTTTCCCATTctcctgtttcatctcctcattCCCCTCACTTGAGTTTCTCtgcccatctccccacctgcacctcataGTTTAGTTAGTATTTTAGtcctgtgtttcagttcagttttgttggatcctttgatcagtttgttcagtttgctctgtttattctgttctgctctacctattctgttttgttatgtCTTTATTAAAAAGAGATATTCTTGAGTTCATTCAGGCTGCTGcgtcctgcatttgggtccacctgctctgctccactgtaCAAAGCTTGTCTTATATAGTAGTAgagttatatattttatcttagttcatttctgtatcatatttaaactaaaaaaaatcagattacAGCATTATTATTTCTGGTGAAatgagtgttgttttttttttttatctctgtgaAGAAAGGCAAACTATcttagtgtgtatgtatgtgagagATACTTCATGACTCATACTAGGTATCCTTCTGAATTTTGTTTGTACCGAAAATTGGTGAATGCCACAAATTCCAAATTCTTAAACCACTCGTACAAGGTGCTTAATAACGGATCTTTTTGTTTTAGTGGTTTTTACATGAGGTCCAATCTTCATACTCTGGTGTACAGCTTTTGTAATAGATATTAAAGAAACAGGCAGTTTTCTTAGTGGTTTCTGAAGACAAGTCATCAGGTTTCATGCTGAAACATAAGTATTCAGCGGGTTTCTCTGCTGTTGAACTCTAACTGAACTGAAATTTATTACCCTTAGGACAAGTAGAGGGTTAAGCTGTCTGCATTGTAAAAGGTGGTTACATTTAACCCAAATGGATGGATAAAATGATACAAATGTAATACCAATTTTATAACACTAGGacagagttagcttgactacAGTTTTGCATCCAGTGTTTTCTGACTGTTTGCACTCATCCCTCAGGAGGACGcaaggaggaagtggagggggTGCTGGGAGATTCCTGCTGGCAGGCAGATGAGCCGGCTTCTCAACTTGTGCAACCAGCTGTTGTCGCAGCGACAACTCCTGGTCCAAGCACCCTGCTATGGGTGAACTGtaggtgcgtgtgtgtgtgtgtgactccatatgtttgtgtgtcttacCAGTGGGAATGCGTGGGAGATTTTGCCATCAGGGGGCAGCTTAGCTCCAAAGCCGTAGGCAGGGAAGAGCTTGTCACTGTCGTAGTCCTGGATAATCTCACCCACTGCTTTCAAGGCCATGGCATATGCATTCATCTGGTAGGGACTCATATAGTGGAGAGAGGTGGGCTGAGATGGGTTACCTTggaggaagacacacacacaatacaatgaAGTGAAGGATGATAtgtctccttccttctctctgccaGTTTTTCACCTGCAAAATACAAGCAACAGTGCGCACAAGTGGAAAACAGAGGATGATTGATGCCAACAAAATACGTCTCCTTCTTTCCAACAGGTTTCCCAAAAGtagcatttaacattttaaatgtaacagAGACAGGCTTTGGGTCTGATGAACTAAGGTAAGAATAATCAAATGAGATACTTTTTTCTATCTCTGGAAAATCAAAGAAACAATTTATAAACAGGATTATTATGGTGAGTTATCAGTTTatgaaattatgtaaatgtattacACAGTTGCCTCAATATTTTAAGTGGTGAAATTATTGCACACATGTGAACATGAATTCCAACTCTGACTTCTTCCCCTGGGCTGTGCAGGTCTGGACTCTCTCTTCCATTATGAAACAAGTGCTATGCTTTTAAATGGGATGAAAGGAGGAGGATGATTTGATTAGACAGGATAGATGCCTGCTCCTAACACACCTACTGATAATGTATTCCTCCTAATCCCATCTCACTTCCAAATGCGCCGCAGGTGCACCACGCGCCTCTGGccatgaaaataccaaacacATTCACCACACCCTGTGCACCTTCCACGGTTGGTTGAACTTTCCACTATGTGAAAATAAGAGGCTAAATGTAACAATCTATTCAAGACAGCGGTGTGCCCACCATCACAAGCAAAAGTGCATCTgccatgaaaaatgaaggaaagtcatgttacattacagagatgaaaagaggCAAATGCCTTTGACATTGAATtgttataatttaataataaactccttcctgtctgtagtgta
This window of the Thunnus albacares chromosome 5, fThuAlb1.1, whole genome shotgun sequence genome carries:
- the LOC122982981 gene encoding copine-9-like isoform X4; the encoded protein is MSPYQMNAYAMALKAVGEIIQDYDSDKLFPAYGFGAKLPPDGKISHAFPLGGDNDNPNCVGIEGVLEAYFQSLRTVQLYGPTNFAPVINKVAHCAAEITDGSQYFVLLMITDGVISDMVQTKEAVVNAASLPLSIIIVGVGPAEFDAMEELDGDEVRVSSRGRLAERDIVQFVPFRDYVDRSGNQVLSMARLAKDVLAEIPDQLLSFMKSQGIEPRPALSTSPLPQLHQHI